Proteins from a genomic interval of Aminivibrio sp.:
- the murJ gene encoding murein biosynthesis integral membrane protein MurJ, which translates to MARSTSTMVRHALFMMAGTLASRVLGLVREIVTAAWFGASGILDAFNVAFTLANLARQLLAEGALSASFVPVFSRVLADRGQKAAEELARQAFTVLLAATGLAVLSGIVLSPLLVGIMAPGFDPVKTSLAVSLTRWMFPFLMFVSLAALAMGVLNSMGSFLVPALAPALSNLVYIVLVLLVASSWGVRGLAAAVLAGGACQFALQWGWTGKMGVSLLPAKPDLRDPDLRRMLSLFLPYAAGLSLNQVNPVLSRMLASFLQEGAISVLNYANRVIQLPLGLFVIAVSQAVLPQLSRCSADSVDEFREIIRDSLRFALFVILPVTLGMILVSREIVHLLFFRGAFGTWAWEGTAHSLAMYSVGLPGMACSTVVMRGLYARSLPRQALWVTLTSVAATALFSLILMKPMSFGGLALATSLSFSLSGWVGVRLLSKNLGTGLGIFSLSWAGKMAVSLAVTAGVVFVYTIGMPYPAEGSLSLRGAWLGGIFLVSCAAYGVSTGLLRFQEWGWLRGALARKKGGREPKRSDREE; encoded by the coding sequence TGGCCTTCACCCTCGCGAACCTTGCCCGGCAGCTTCTCGCCGAGGGGGCCCTTTCCGCATCCTTCGTTCCCGTCTTTTCCAGGGTCCTGGCCGACAGGGGACAGAAAGCGGCGGAGGAGCTTGCCCGCCAGGCCTTTACCGTCCTACTGGCGGCCACGGGTCTGGCCGTTCTCTCAGGTATCGTTCTGTCGCCTCTCCTGGTAGGCATTATGGCCCCGGGATTCGATCCTGTCAAAACCTCCCTGGCGGTGTCCCTCACCCGGTGGATGTTCCCCTTCCTCATGTTCGTCTCCCTGGCGGCCCTCGCCATGGGCGTGCTGAACAGCATGGGGTCATTCCTCGTGCCGGCCCTGGCGCCGGCCTTGAGCAACCTTGTCTACATCGTCCTGGTGCTTCTGGTCGCTTCCTCATGGGGAGTGCGGGGCCTCGCGGCTGCCGTCCTCGCCGGGGGAGCGTGCCAGTTCGCCCTGCAGTGGGGGTGGACGGGAAAAATGGGGGTCTCTCTCCTTCCCGCAAAACCCGACCTCCGGGACCCGGACCTGCGGAGGATGCTCTCCCTGTTCCTTCCCTACGCCGCCGGACTCTCCCTCAACCAGGTCAACCCTGTGCTCAGCAGGATGCTTGCCTCTTTTCTCCAGGAGGGGGCCATCTCGGTGCTGAACTATGCCAACCGGGTCATTCAGCTTCCCTTGGGTTTGTTCGTCATCGCGGTCTCCCAGGCAGTGCTTCCCCAGCTTTCCCGGTGTTCCGCCGACAGCGTGGACGAATTCCGTGAGATCATAAGGGATTCCCTGCGGTTTGCCCTGTTCGTGATCCTCCCGGTCACCCTCGGGATGATCCTGGTTTCCAGGGAAATCGTCCACCTTCTTTTCTTCAGGGGAGCCTTCGGGACGTGGGCATGGGAGGGGACGGCCCATTCCCTGGCCATGTATTCCGTCGGCCTGCCGGGCATGGCATGTTCCACTGTGGTCATGAGGGGACTCTATGCCCGCAGCCTTCCCAGGCAGGCCCTGTGGGTCACCCTGACGAGCGTGGCCGCCACGGCCCTGTTCTCCCTGATCCTCATGAAGCCCATGTCCTTCGGGGGGCTCGCCCTGGCCACCTCCCTCTCCTTCAGCCTTTCGGGGTGGGTTGGGGTGAGGCTGCTCTCCAAAAACCTCGGGACCGGCCTCGGAATCTTTTCCCTTTCATGGGCCGGAAAGATGGCCGTCTCCCTTGCGGTGACCGCAGGGGTAGTCTTCGTGTATACTATTGGAATGCCCTATCCGGCGGAGGGAAGCCTTTCCCTTCGGGGAGCGTGGCTCGGAGGCATCTTTCTGGTCTCCTGCGCCGCCTACGGGGTGAGTACCGGACTGTTGCGCTTCCAGGAATGGGGCTGGCTTCGGGGTGCCCTGGCCCGGAAAAAGGGCGGCAGAGAACCGAAACGATCCGACAGGGAGGAATGA
- the tsaD gene encoding tRNA (adenosine(37)-N6)-threonylcarbamoyltransferase complex transferase subunit TsaD: MISPQRGFLTLGIESSCDDSAVAVLRGQRDVVAELLSSQVGAHAPYGGVIPEFAARMHLEAFLPLTEEAFRRAAVREPAKEIGLIAVTAGPGLMGSLLVGVMAAKALSLAWNVPLIAVNHLEGHMFANVVSFPELAPPFLCMIVSGGHTEIVLAEDFGKYVFLGGTRDDAAGEAYDKVAKVLGLPYPGGPVMDRLAASGNPGAFDFPVPMRGSSAGIVFSFSGLKTAAATEIGRLRAEGKPIPVEDICASFQRAVVESLVGKLALAVKQTGINTVTLSGGVAANSALRAAMKAQRGWNVFLPPVNRCTDNAVMIAAAGYSAYLRGARTPLDFSPDPSWSLW, translated from the coding sequence ATGATCTCACCGCAGCGGGGATTCCTTACCCTCGGCATCGAAAGCAGCTGCGACGACTCCGCCGTGGCCGTTCTGCGGGGCCAAAGGGACGTGGTCGCCGAGCTTCTTTCGAGCCAGGTGGGAGCCCACGCCCCTTACGGAGGGGTCATTCCGGAATTTGCCGCACGGATGCACCTCGAGGCGTTTCTTCCCCTCACAGAGGAAGCGTTCCGGAGGGCCGCCGTGAGGGAGCCGGCGAAGGAGATCGGTCTCATCGCCGTGACAGCAGGTCCTGGGCTCATGGGATCCCTCCTCGTGGGGGTCATGGCGGCCAAAGCCCTCTCCCTTGCGTGGAATGTGCCTCTCATCGCCGTGAACCACCTCGAAGGGCATATGTTCGCCAACGTGGTTTCCTTTCCGGAACTTGCTCCCCCTTTTCTCTGCATGATCGTGTCCGGAGGGCACACGGAGATCGTCCTTGCGGAGGATTTCGGCAAGTATGTCTTTCTCGGCGGAACCAGAGACGACGCAGCAGGAGAAGCCTACGACAAGGTCGCCAAGGTTCTCGGCCTGCCCTATCCCGGCGGGCCCGTCATGGATCGTCTCGCGGCTTCCGGCAATCCGGGGGCTTTTGACTTTCCCGTTCCCATGAGGGGAAGTTCGGCGGGGATCGTATTCAGCTTCAGCGGTCTGAAGACCGCGGCGGCGACGGAAATCGGCCGCCTGCGGGCCGAAGGGAAGCCGATCCCGGTGGAGGACATCTGTGCGTCCTTCCAGAGGGCCGTGGTGGAATCTCTGGTGGGGAAGCTCGCCCTGGCGGTGAAGCAGACCGGGATAAACACCGTGACCCTGTCGGGAGGTGTCGCCGCCAACAGCGCCCTGAGGGCGGCGATGAAGGCGCAAAGAGGGTGGAACGTCTTTCTGCCCCCGGTAAACCGCTGCACCGACAATGCCGTGATGATAGCCGCCGCAGGCTACAGCGCCTACCTGCGAGGCGCCCGGACGCCCCTGGATTTTTCTCCCGACCCTTCGTGGAGTCTTTGGTGA
- the groES gene encoding co-chaperone GroES, whose product MNLKPLGDRIVVKVVNHEEKTKGGIVLPDTAKEKPTEGEVIAVGSGKVLENGQKLPLEVKVGDRIIFSKYAGTEVKLDGDEYVIFSERDVLAIIEK is encoded by the coding sequence ATGAATCTGAAACCGCTTGGAGACAGGATCGTAGTCAAGGTCGTCAACCATGAGGAAAAGACCAAGGGCGGCATCGTTCTTCCCGACACCGCCAAGGAAAAGCCCACCGAGGGCGAAGTTATCGCCGTCGGCAGCGGCAAGGTTCTCGAGAACGGCCAGAAGCTTCCCCTTGAGGTGAAGGTCGGCGACAGGATCATCTTCAGCAAGTATGCCGGCACCGAAGTGAAGCTTGACGGAGATGAGTACGTCATTTTCAGCGAGCGGGACGTGCTCGCCATCATCGAGAAGTAG